Proteins from a genomic interval of Toxotes jaculatrix isolate fToxJac2 chromosome 5, fToxJac2.pri, whole genome shotgun sequence:
- the bnip2 gene encoding BCL2/adenovirus E1B 19 kDa protein-interacting protein 2 isoform X2, protein MASDVIESEAGLKGVSDMNLNNSSPDFVTPRRTHEEQRNRQTSSPSSSGVSGEGDEEELEELQNSTASTVENGEEALQESLTKTRGTPQGRTTPDNEQKQPGARSSTPVSLPQPRSPSGPTGSLERQESVATTEARLRMEGVELKEEWQDEDFPRPLPEEEELEDELFAGTSEEREPGYVMDHSKKVKKKLAAPDISLTLDRSEGSLLSDELDESTELDLDDIDTPSDNSNEFEWEDDLPKPKTTELLQKGVESVQEYSALEEREEGRRWRVFRIGDQEHRVDMKAIEPYKKVISHGGYYGDGLNAIIVFAVCFMPESNQPNYRYIMDNLFKYVIGTLELLVAENYMIVYLNGATSRKKMPTVGWLRKCYQQIDRRLRKNLKSLIIVHPSWFIRTLLALTKPFISSKFSQKIKYVYSLTDLAELVPMEYVSIPDCIKQIDQNMHGKVEMAAAAVPE, encoded by the exons ATGGCATCGGATGTGATTGAGAGTGAAGCGGGACTAAAGGGTGTAAGTGATATGAATTTGAACAATAGCAGCCCAGATTTTGTCACACCCAGGAGGACTCATgaggagcagagaaacagacagacttCTAGTCCCTCATCTTCCGGAGTGTCGGGAGAAGGCGATGAGGAAGAATTAGAGGAATTACAAAACAGCACAGCTTCTACGGTTGAAAATGGCGAAGAGGCGCTTCAAGAGAGCCTAACCAAAACAAGAGGTACGCCACAGGGAAGGACAACTCCAGACAATGAGCAGAAACAGCCGGGAGCAAGAAGCTCGACCCCAGTCAGTCTTCCCCAGCCACGCTCACCATCTGGACCCACTGGAAG CCTCGAGCGCCAAGAGTCAGTTGCCACAACAGAGGCCCGTCTAAGAATGGAAGGAGTTGAACTGAAGGAAGAGTGGCAGGATGAGGACTTTCCACG GCCCCtaccagaggaggaggagcttgaAGATGAGCTTTTTGCTGGGACATCTGAAGAGAGAGAGCCTG GCTATGTAATGGACCATAGCAAGAAAGTAAAGAAGAAGCTTGCAGCTCCAGACATCAGTCTGACACTTGACCGCAGTGAAGGTTCTCTTCTTTCTGATGAGCTGGATGAAAGTACAGAGCTGGACCTCGACGACATTGACACACCCTCAGACAACAGCAATGAGTTTGAATGGGAAG ACGATCTCCCTAAGCCAAAAACCACAGAACTACTACAGAAAGGTGTGGAGTCAGTCCAGGAGTACTCAGCCttggaggaaagggaggagggtAGACGCTGGCGGGTGTTTCGTATCGGAGACCAGGAACACAGAGTGGACATGAAGGCCATTGAACCTTACAAGAAGGTTATCAGCCATGGAG GTTACTATGGAGACGGCTTGAATGCCATaattgtgtttgctgtgtgctttATGCCTGAGAGCAATCAACCAAATTACAGATACATCATGGACAATTTATTCAA GTATGTCATTGGCACACTGGAGCTTTTGGTTGCTGAGAACTATATGATTGTGTATTTGAACGGGGCGACCTCTCGGAAAAAGATGCCGACTGTCGGCTGGCTCAGGAAGTGTTATCAGCAGATTGATAGGAG GTTAAGGAAGAACTTGAAGTCTTTGATAATTGTCCATCCTTCTTGGTTTATTCGCACCCTGCTGGCACTCACAAAACCTTTCATAAG CTCTAAATTTAGTCAGAAAATCAAGTATGTGTACAGCTTGACAGACCTCGCAGAGCTGGTTCCAATGGAGTATGTGTCCATACCAGATTGTATCAAACA GATCGACCAGAACATGCACGGCAAAGTGGAGatggcagctgctgctgttccagAGTGA
- the bnip2 gene encoding BCL2/adenovirus E1B 19 kDa protein-interacting protein 2 isoform X1: MASDVIESEAGLKGVSDMNLNNSSPDFVTPRRTHEEQRNRQTSSPSSSGVSGEGDEEELEELQNSTASTVENGEEALQESLTKTRGTPQGRTTPDNEQKQPGARSSTPVSLPQPRSPSGPTGSLERQESVATTEARLRMEGVELKEEWQDEDFPRPLPEEEELEDELFAGTSEEREPGYVMDHSKKVKKKLAAPDISLTLDRSEGSLLSDELDESTELDLDDIDTPSDNSNEFEWEDDLPKPKTTELLQKGVESVQEYSALEEREEGRRWRVFRIGDQEHRVDMKAIEPYKKVISHGGYYGDGLNAIIVFAVCFMPESNQPNYRYIMDNLFKYVIGTLELLVAENYMIVYLNGATSRKKMPTVGWLRKCYQQIDRRLRKNLKSLIIVHPSWFIRTLLALTKPFISSKFSQKIKYVYSLTDLAELVPMEYVSIPDCIKQFDDEKNRKSRKRIDQNMHGKVEMAAAAVPE; encoded by the exons ATGGCATCGGATGTGATTGAGAGTGAAGCGGGACTAAAGGGTGTAAGTGATATGAATTTGAACAATAGCAGCCCAGATTTTGTCACACCCAGGAGGACTCATgaggagcagagaaacagacagacttCTAGTCCCTCATCTTCCGGAGTGTCGGGAGAAGGCGATGAGGAAGAATTAGAGGAATTACAAAACAGCACAGCTTCTACGGTTGAAAATGGCGAAGAGGCGCTTCAAGAGAGCCTAACCAAAACAAGAGGTACGCCACAGGGAAGGACAACTCCAGACAATGAGCAGAAACAGCCGGGAGCAAGAAGCTCGACCCCAGTCAGTCTTCCCCAGCCACGCTCACCATCTGGACCCACTGGAAG CCTCGAGCGCCAAGAGTCAGTTGCCACAACAGAGGCCCGTCTAAGAATGGAAGGAGTTGAACTGAAGGAAGAGTGGCAGGATGAGGACTTTCCACG GCCCCtaccagaggaggaggagcttgaAGATGAGCTTTTTGCTGGGACATCTGAAGAGAGAGAGCCTG GCTATGTAATGGACCATAGCAAGAAAGTAAAGAAGAAGCTTGCAGCTCCAGACATCAGTCTGACACTTGACCGCAGTGAAGGTTCTCTTCTTTCTGATGAGCTGGATGAAAGTACAGAGCTGGACCTCGACGACATTGACACACCCTCAGACAACAGCAATGAGTTTGAATGGGAAG ACGATCTCCCTAAGCCAAAAACCACAGAACTACTACAGAAAGGTGTGGAGTCAGTCCAGGAGTACTCAGCCttggaggaaagggaggagggtAGACGCTGGCGGGTGTTTCGTATCGGAGACCAGGAACACAGAGTGGACATGAAGGCCATTGAACCTTACAAGAAGGTTATCAGCCATGGAG GTTACTATGGAGACGGCTTGAATGCCATaattgtgtttgctgtgtgctttATGCCTGAGAGCAATCAACCAAATTACAGATACATCATGGACAATTTATTCAA GTATGTCATTGGCACACTGGAGCTTTTGGTTGCTGAGAACTATATGATTGTGTATTTGAACGGGGCGACCTCTCGGAAAAAGATGCCGACTGTCGGCTGGCTCAGGAAGTGTTATCAGCAGATTGATAGGAG GTTAAGGAAGAACTTGAAGTCTTTGATAATTGTCCATCCTTCTTGGTTTATTCGCACCCTGCTGGCACTCACAAAACCTTTCATAAG CTCTAAATTTAGTCAGAAAATCAAGTATGTGTACAGCTTGACAGACCTCGCAGAGCTGGTTCCAATGGAGTATGTGTCCATACCAGATTGTATCAAACA GTTTGACGACGAAAAAAATAGGAAAAGCCGTAAAAG GATCGACCAGAACATGCACGGCAAAGTGGAGatggcagctgctgctgttccagAGTGA
- the gcnt3 gene encoding beta-1,3-galactosyl-O-glycosyl-glycoprotein beta-1,6-N-acetylglucosaminyltransferase 3, whose amino-acid sequence MAFARLAGLFRGQMLLRALCLIFMGMFLSFFLWETGSRSKSMSALSIPQQFSIDLPGCSAILTGDVEGKKHELEVLLASRKRQKILSEDFYLNATKDCPAYIEERGFISVPLSEEENDFPIAYSMVIHEKIEMFERLLRAIYAPQNIYCVHVDQKSAKEFQQAVKAIVSCFPNVFVASKLEKVVYASWSRVQADLNCMKDLLNSHIQWRYLLNTCGTDFPIKTNGEMVKALKALNGRNSMESEATSDYKKGRWQYHYNVTNSISRTNVRKSPPPISSPMFSGNAYFVATRAFVKHVIQDREVQKFLEWEKDTYSPDEHLWATLQRMPSVPGSVPVNNKYDVSDMQAFARVVKWSYLAGDMKNGAPYYPCTGVYRRAVCVYGAGDLQWLLRQQHLFANKFDPEIDDIAIRCMETVLRFKALGHDPLLTDQFSDTF is encoded by the coding sequence ATGGCTTTTGCAAGGTTGGCAGGGTTGTTCAGGGGCCAGATGTTGTTGAGGGCCCTCTGTCTCATCTTCATGGGTatgttcctttcttttttcctttgggAAACTGGCTCCAGGAGCAAGTCGATGTCTGCTCTCAGCATACCACAGCAGTTCTCCATTGACCTGCCCGGGTGCTCAGCTATCCTCACTGGAGACGTAGAGGGCAAGAAACATGAATTAGAAGTGCTTCTGGCATCcaggaaaaggcagaaaatttTGTCTGAGGATTTCTACCTGAATGCGACAAAGGACTGTCCAGCTTACATTGAAGAGAGAGGTTTCATTTCGGTACCTCTCAGTGAAGAGGAGAATGATTTTCCCATTGCCTACTCCATGGTGATCCACGAGAAGATTGAGATGTTTGAGCGACTTCTACGAGCCATTTACGCTCCTCAGAACATATACTGCGTGCATGTGGACCAAAAATCCGCGAAAGAATTTCAGCAGGCTGTGAAGGctattgtttcatgttttcccAACGTGTTTGTAGCCAGTAAATTAGAAAAGGTGGTGTATGCCTCGTGGTCCCGTGTGCAGGCAGACCTCAACTGCATGAAAGATCTGTTGAACTCACACATCCAGTGGAGGTACCTGCTCAACACCTGTGGGACAGACTTCCCCATCAAAACCAATGGAGAGATGGTTAAGGCACTGAAGGCCTTAAACGGAAGAAACAGCATGGAGTCTGAGGCCACCAGTGACTACAAGAAAGGCCGCTGGCAGTATCATTACAATGTCACCAACAGTATCAGCCGGACAAATGTGAGGAAAAGTCCCCCACCCATTAGCAGTCCCATGTTCTCCGGGAATGCCTATTTTGTGGCGACAAGAGCCTTTGTGAAACACGTGATTCAGGACAGAGAGGTTCAGAAATTTCTAGAGTGGGAGAAGGACACATACAGCCCTGACGAGCACTTGTGGGCCACTCTGCAGAGGATGCCCTCTGTGCCCGGATCAGTGCCTGTCAACAACAAGTATGATGTGTCAGACATGCAAGCCTTCGCACGTGTGGTGAAGTGGAGCTATTTAGCAGGTGACATGAAAAATGGAGCCCCATACTATCCTTGCACTGGTGTTTACAGACgagctgtttgtgtgtacggAGCTGGTGACCTCCAGTGGCTCCTGAGACAACAACACCTCTTTGCAAATAAGTTTGATCCTGAGATTGATGATATTGCCATTAGATGTATGGAGACGGTACTGCGTTTCAAAGCTTTAGGCCATGACCCACTGTTAACAGATCAATTTTCTGACACGTTTTAA